gtggggggggggggggggggggggggggtacacacacacacacacacacacacacacagatatattagTGGTgcaggaaggtgccaaaaagtgtggggagggggctacacatttatatacacactattataaagcaaaatttcTGAAAAGTGGGGGACACACATcccccttgcccccctgcttcctacgccagtcaatatatatatacagtcaaacctgtcctagcggccacctgtaatcagcggtcacctgccttaagcggccactttataatttataatgtaaatgcacctgtaataagcgatCACCTGTCTAACGTGGCCAAcagccacctaaatcggatcccaaatcgctaaaatatctgtattaagcggccacattattatacaaaagggatattttaacaacagagaTAAGGTGAAGCAAATAactgatcttcacaccttcaggaatactagtacccattcagtactgacatctctactgtgtatcagttaTGAAAGTATGACTCTGCAATGCATCTAATtccctctgggcaggctacacTTGACAtgtgtagattcacttactatgacaatacaccacatgaagtaggaattaaataattaaatagaaaaagaaaacaaatttgttgagaacggttaatttaatacattccatttgcattttttctgaaggagacatgtcttaagttgatttatagtcaactgtaaAGCATACATCcattgattagcagtacagacggtaaaacaagaaacaacaacaaatgttttaaatactatatatgtggcaacctgtaatcagcggtcacaaGCCTTAAGCGGctacttttatctactcccttgtgtgactgcttaagacaggtttgactctATATACTatggaatgcttaatggttgtgcataatattaataattgcaggtagaCAGTCGATCGTAACTATTAGATTACATATGAAATTGTCCATTACACTATGTCCGTCTGACAATGACACCAGACTCGCTGTTCCAATTTGTTTGCGAGTCCGACAATAGAAACCTTATCGTTAGGagaggaagtgaatttctgtatcgttagtttcattattaattgctgcataggtcgtagttaataatgcagctagtggtacagaaaatcgcagctagtaatttagtcaaattaatgtacacttccattcgtatacagtgatatatacacaaacatatgCATATTACTTGCAAATATCAAACTTTATTAAGGTGCCGTTTTAACGAGTCAATCATCAATGAGCCATTTTTCTTGGTCCCCATCTCCCCAAGACGTGTTCGTAAGTATTTCTGTTaagcacaaaacatattgtacattttcttttctgtaaaagaaggagatcgcacacaatctgacaaacaataatagtaatagaaaactttattaacgtcaaaaaataaaagaacaagtccaCAATTACTTCTCAATTCAGGAataacaaagggcctttgttgcaagcaaCTGGAGCGTAGACGCAccggaaataatttagtggctaaTTGGGGCTGCTTAGTGCTCTGTAAaacaagggcagataagtatgtttctaatagaggctatagccGTGATGTTACTTAAGCTATCGATACCTTCACACATTTCCTTTGCAGATCACTCTCTCCATTTTGAGATTCTAGCACAGATGTTTGCACATCCTTTACACAGGTGTCAGGTACACGCTGAATGGTGCATGTGCTAACTGATACTTTTGGAAGTCCACATTGGATATCTATATCTCTTTTTTGAGTCTCAGGCTCAGGTACGATTTGGGTTTTCTTTGTACTGGTCTGGATAGTTTGAGGTACATCTGGGGTGGTACATGTGCCAAGAAACAGTGTTCTACGTTGCGACCAAAATGTTGGCGTGGCAACTGACTGAATTTATTGTGGTCGCTGTCTGGCGACTGACTCCAAAAATGTCTAAGTATTTTGACAATGCcaatgcattttattatttttttaatattatagtgCAGTCGGAACACTTTGTTATTTACGAAGTTGTCTGATTGATCATTGTGAATCCCGTATTAATTTTCGGTACCGTTTGGAACTCATTGCTGATTTTAGTGATTTggcgaaaacaatccagatacttGGAAAAACAATCCAGATATTTCAACTGgtgtgttattttaatgcagATAACCATTTGGAATATCTCAATTGATATTGATTGCTAGATCATGTATGCAATCGTCCGACTAACCGATTGACTATGGGACATTACTGGTGGTTGCATTCGAATGAAGAACACGAGTACAAAATCAAGTAAAGGTTGCTCACCGTTCATACTATTCACATTGTAATCAAATGTGCAAAATGGAGAGTGGTTACAAAATGGAGAGTGGTTACAAAATGGAGAGTGGTTACAAAATGGAGAGTGGTTACAAAATGGAGAGTGGTTACAAAATGGAGAGTGGTTACAAAATGGAGAGTGGTTACAAAATGGAGAGTGGTTACAAAATGGAGAGTGGTTACAAAATGGAGAGTGGTTACAAAATGGAGAGTGGTTACAAAATGGAGAGTGGTTACAAAATGGAGAGTGGTTACAAAATGGGTATTTCAACAACTACGTAACGCTATATGGTGGACCATGGGATGTGTTACAAACAttatgggggaggggaggggttgTTTGTCAAGATTTGCTTACCGGCAATGTCTTTAAAacaatgtgattttttttaaagcataaacTAAATACCGGCAGCCATACATGGCTAAATTTTCTATTAGATGATCatttaatcaattatttatttcaaataataaattcaaaagaaacaaacaagcaaacaaatgCAAAGCGAATAATGTTGGTTAAATTGCGTAATTGTGACAGTGAAAAGAGGAGGGGATAACAAGGgtgttacataattttaaaagggAACGTTGTCTTAATGTCAGGAGCaggaggtaaaaaaaaaagccaaagtTTCCGCAATGTAATTATTGAACGGACATTTGCAAGTGTTGCGTTTGATCTGCTAACACATTACGCATGTTGCTACACTCGTTCAAATCGAATGCAAGCCCATTTAGCGGTATGTTCTTTCTTGCTGCGCAGATGCATACGTTGTTTCCGCCCAGCATGGAGTAGCATGTCAAAAACTTTCAAAGCGgcaaaatgttgaaatattacAATTCTTTAGGTAAACGATAATCTAAAACTTCAATCACAAATCAAGAACACGAGACAGGTGAGGCTAGTACTGAAAAATCAAATGAAGGCCAATCTGATAATTCTGCAGCTGAAACCGAAACAGGGCCAGCCAAAACACATTGACAATTTAATGAAACTTAGCTCTCGCAGTTTCCGTGGCTTCAGCATAACGATGATACTGATACAATGCACTGTACATATTGTAGAACAGATTTTGTTGATGGTACTCGAAACTTCAAACGAGAGACCTTAGTTGCTCACAGCCGAAGCAAAAAACATCAACAGTGTTGAGATGTCGTTTTGGGGACTGTCAGGAAACCTGTCAATGTAGCAGAGACACCCATATATCAAAGTTTGCAGAACCTGTCCCTCACAAAATAGTGATAAGTTAGAAAAagaacttaaaataaaatttaacactgcCTATGTTAtagcaaaagaaaaagaaattcatAAAAATGCAACACCTATTATTACTGCAGAAGAAAAATGGCCTGGATATCAATCCCACATACGACAACGATGTACGCTGTGCAGAAATGGTGTCTGTGATAGCTGTCTTAAGGATGAGACTGGTGAGGCAGTTCGTAGAACAAACTATATTTCTATGATGATAGATGGGGACACTGACACTTCTGTAACCGAATATGAAGTAATATATGGCAGACTTCTGGAAAATGGTCTGCCTATAAACAAAATTGTTGGTATGCAAGCCGTTGAACATGCACATGCCAATGGTGTACTAGATGCCATGAACAAGGCATTTCACAAGCAAGGGGTTCATACTTACAAGGACAAATTGGTAGGGTTTTGTGCTGATGGAGCATCTGTAAATTTTGGTGAACGAAATGGTGTTGTGGCAAAACTAAGGGCTGATGTACCAACACTGATTGATGTGCACTGTATGGCACATAGGTTAGAACTGGCACTGTTAAAAGTTCCAAACCAATGTCCCATGGTGCAGAAAGTTAATGATGCAATGCACTGGATATGGAAAACCTACCACTTCAGTCCAGAATAGAAGAGAATTGAAGGTAATGAAAACCAACTGCAATCAAGAGCTCAATGTGGTCATTGCTGAATTAAACAAGCGATTTGGAACTCTGTTAATCAATAACAAGAATGCTGATATTACTCAAGTAGTAGACAGTTTCTCAATCTTCCACCATGAGAAATGGCCATTGTCAACAACACAGAACTGATGACATATGGTAATAAGGAATTGCACTGTCTGACCAAATGGTTTCACTCCAAGTTGCAGGATGCAGGATGCAAGATTGATGCTTTGGATGCAGAATGGCGCCATTTGAAATCGCTGATCAGTAATGTGTTTCCAGATAAAAACTATCTAAATCTGTGGCAGATTATGCTCACAAAGGAGCCATACAAGTCAGACTTTGTGAACATTCTTCATCTTGTGAAAATAATGTTGGTGCTGCCAATCAGTTCAGCTGAATGTGAGAGATCATTCTCTGTACAAAAGCGCATCAAAAGTGATACGAAAAACCGCTTGACTGTGGATAGGGTATCAGAGTTGATTTTGATCAGTTCAGAGGGGCCAGATCTAGCGTCCTTTGATCCGTCAACAGCAGTCAAGAAGTGGCTAGTGTCTGGCAACAGGAGACCTACATTTAAATAATGGGACCACAGCTGAAGACGATTCAAACTGAAGGACTAATTAAATCTGCAGTCTCCAGtagttaacatttaaaattttagaataaatattttactgccaaatttattaatgtatttaaagtCGGTTACAATTTACATACTTGTACATTACAAAGCTGTTTGCTAAAATGTTCACGGAACTTGTGAGTTATATCTATAGGCAACTGATATGTTTatagcaaaaaaacccacaagtttattaaaactgcatGTAGATATGTTTGTCTTTGCGttagtaaaatatattagaatatgGGGAAgagagactgcagctttaaccaTTATAGTGACAAAAATGTGGTGGACATATGACTGCATGTAATTTGGTTTTCTTTAATAACTTGAATTCTTGTTTAGGGCTGTTTCAGAATAGATCAAATGTGGGGAGGcacaaaatagtattttatttaaatggtaGGATACGTAGGAAAACAAACAGCAGTCATAtgagatataaaataataattacaatccATCCCACGTCCCTCATGCGATCAATTCTGAAATGGTCCTCATTTCAAATTCATGattgagtaaaattcattgtttcaaattatttatttaatccagCAGCATAAGTCATGTATAATGTTTAGATGGTTACGACACATgcataaatgatacaaaaagaGTAGTGTGGTTAGTAACATTTTAAGGTTGGCTAGTAAACTTTTTTtgtccactagccaaagaagagtaagGTATAAAAATGAGCGTAGAACACTGACAGATATTCTTGAAAATTGATACTGcacttctttatttcttttcttagtTGTAGGCTCTGGTCTAGGTTGTCTTTCCTTTGCATGGGCAGCTAGAGGTTTAGCAGTTTGCAACTGTTTTGTTTGGTCTGGCTCTGTAATTTATTCTGTGGTAACAGCACTTGTTGTTTTAGCTGGCTAATCTCTTCCCTCAAAGCACTTGTAAGCATGGTATCACTCTCAGTGAAGTTTGGGCCTGGGTATACTTCAGACAAGCTGCTGGCTAATTTCTTCCCTCAAAGCACTTGTAAGCATGGTATTACTCTCAGTGACGTTTGGGCCTGGGTATACGTCAGACAAGCTGCTGGCTAATCTCTTCCCTCAAAGCACTTGTAAGCATGGTACCACTCTCAGTGAAGTTTGGGCCTGGGTATACTTCAGACAAGCTGCTGGCTAATCTCTTCCCTCAAAGCACTTGTAAGCATGGTATTACTCTCAGTGAAGTTTGGACCTGGGTATACTTCAGACAAGCTGCTGGCTAATCTCTTCCCTCAAAGCACTTGTAAGCATGGTATTACTCTCAGTGAAGTTTGGACCTGGGTATACTTCAGACAAGCTGCTGGCTAATCTCTTCCCTCAAAGCACTTGTAAGCATGGTATCACTCTCTGTGAAGTTTGGGCCTGGGTATACTTCAGACAAGCTGCTGGTACCAGCAACACTAATTACCTCATCACTGCTAGAGGGGCTTCATCCTTGGTTTATGCTAGATAATTCACAGATGACTGGAACCTCACTGTTTGTggaatttgatgtttggtcatCTCCAGAAATGTCATGGATCATTATGTAGCTGGGGACTTGTTTTTAGCTAGCTGGATGGGTATTGAACAGTCAAATGGTCGAGTGTTAATTACATCTTCACTGCAAACCGATTAAAGTTGTCAACAAAAACATTCGCACATTCCTTGTATCCCATGCCTTGTACATGAATTTTACATGTTGCTCCATAAATAGTAACAATTTTGTGTGGTTTATCCTTAGATTTGTAAATCTGTCCATTTTGTACATTTCCCCCAATAAGATTTAGATTGATATCCAGATACGTTTGTATTGCCTCCATCTTGTGGATATCATGCACATTGATGGTGAGCAGTTGTCAAAACGGAAAATGAAAACATGTCACTTTTCCCCCAACCTGGATGTCTTCTTTATCAATAGTTTAGGTGAATAAGTTTAAATGGACCCTATTTCAGCGTAAGAAgatatttataacttttttattttagtcTCAGTAGGATCAAATATCACAAGGAATCTCTAACACCTTAGATAACACTTATTTATACAATCCAATCTGCTAATAATGTCCTTTCCCTGCATGcccacaataaaatataatgtccCATTACTCCAGTATTACAAATTTCACTTTTACTGTTTTAGTCCTGATCAGAGGAGCTAATAGATCGGCATCACTATCTGCAGAATATTCCTCTTCTCCCGTTTCATCATTAGATTCCTCCACTTCTGTTGCATCTCTCTCCAGCACATCAATTAGTTTGTGTGGTAAGATCATTTCATCTTCACACCAGAGTGATTCTCCATTCTCTTTCCATCCATGTCCTTTCCAGGGTTTGGGAATCTCAAATATGGCAACATTTGCCATTTTCCATATTCTTGTCTGATAATTTGATTGAGCAACATGTTCTCTCAAGCACGTCCTACTCGGAGGCAATCTAGTCAGGTCAATGGTAGTGTCAATTGAAATATCCCCGTCACACTGGAGCATCAAGTGCCACACCTCATCTACTCTCCAACTTTGATTTTCCATACAGTGCACAGGTGAATTTTTCACACCCGACCAGAAGATCGTCATCCACATTCCAGTCATCTCtcaaaggtagggtcaactccaacaagagccttatgtgttggaaagatgcatacccggaccaccaacacatactgacactttaaaggtagggtcaactcaaacaagagccttatgtgttggaaagatgcatacccggaccaccaacacatactgacactttaacaaatgaaaaactgcgtaattttagagttaataaaaaaacatgattattcctgctaactgggggcagccattttgtttaatttttgtcagctccgtccatcttctctatatgcacagtgtaaacaaacgtcctaatttatgacaaggcgcttctctgtcatcaacctgacttgtaaaacaacataaatgacttgatagtataataaactatttaactaaatatatttcaggttacatcaatagaatgaaatggaattatagtatttttcttttaaaaaaaaaagaaaaaaaaagaagcatactattaggcctattggtagggcacgttcgagcaaaaactaccactcacgatacccaagtgatacttttcttttctttgggacgacgtaattggtcagttttgtgagtttagatggaaaagtctacttaatcaagggttttacagaattacttacagtaataaagcagggcggtTGGTAATGTCCACTACGATTTGAGGTGTATCTGTGCTGTTatcacaataccctgtgatcttcataaaagaggcatgtctttttagtgtgtctagacacagtgtctggggaccgtctgaatatacacctgccaattaggaaccacagaaaggccacggaaagaaaagaccaattaaccaagaaaatactctgattattgtttcagtacgtgggttaatttatgtacgaaacataatacagttatttcaagactgacaatggtggtttattttgtattgaaaaataatatataattggtgcTGACTTACTAGGATGGTtataattacagaacattgcaatgcatctgcaaaaatcaggtatgttttgtttcttcatttcaaagactaattcctgacgtgacatgttaggtattacgtaaccactagctcgccagagggcgtcttcactgggatggtacaaaatggctgcgcccattatatataatagccgtcacatttaaccattttattaattaactaaactattatacttgttgatattaagcaataatgtgcattatatattgttgaatatgcataccaggccaaatgccttaattgtcccctccttcaAGTGATTCAGGACATCACAGTGTGCAGGAGATTTCAGTAACAACTTGAGAGGTTTAATATTTCCAATACCTCTGAAAGAGCTGACCGAATCACAACTGGTGAATGCATGTAGCATCAGCATCACCTCACACATTTGCTCTGTGTAGTGTCCAGAGAGATTTGTAATGttaataaggtgcttcttgttGCCATGACCTGTATTGAAGAGGATAGTAATGTCTATTTCCTTGGCATGATAGAACAAGATCCAGAATATGTCACTGTCTGGACTCCTGACCATTATGTTGGACTCTTGGCTCATATCATGATCATCCAGTTGAGTCAAATAATGTGATATAggctttagaaagaaagaaatgtgttatttaatgatgcactagACACAGTTTTATGTACGAGATGAGAAAGGGAACCCACTGatgccactccatgggctacacttttcagttagcagcaaggaatcatcAAGCACCATCGTACagatgggatagtacatatcacagcttttgttacactgtctggaataagaaatagcatAATAGGCCCAATGACAAGGATTGATGCTAAATTGATCATACATCAGCCCAATATCAGTAAAATCAGTagcagtcctgagtttgctaaaACTTttgagatgttatcgactaacagagactttttaacgactgtatagttttctgcataaaatattagtggctgtatattgaatgtgatTCTGAtcattctagtatttgtacaataggttaaatttaattttatttcctacaatattctgatcgttctagtatttgtaataggttaaatttaattttatttcccaaaataaattttttcgtgagtaaaaaattatttgaaaacaaaatccagtttgggcttcttaaaaatattaagatgaccagaaacacgttgaatatacagccactgatattctaaacaagaaaatatatttaatatgcaaatttTTAGACATTAAAcgattttattaatcggaaacatcttacaatgcaggaaactcaagacagtccctttaattaaatcCAATAGTTTGAGATGGTGTTTATtagtcataaaataataatatggaaaAGCTGGTACAATAATTTCTGCttacatttgttttctgtttgttttcttcagtTGTAGTATGTGTTTCTGTTTTTACTACTCTTGTGggagttgtactgattttacgaaactcatgtcaagattcatgtattatcCTCACTTGAGCTGGCAatagtttcataaaatcagtacgacacacaagcttgaaTAATGATTTCTATttacctttcttttcttttctgcaGCTGTAGTATTTGCTTCTGTTTTTACTGTCTCAAGCATATCCATAATACCCAATGATTTTTGAAGAAAATCTGAAAAGAAATAACACATTATTcaggcatcaaaataatttaacaacGGGTGTCCAGATGTAAAACAGTCAGGAATGATACGCCATCCTCTACAAAAccttattaaataaaaactacaCAACCAAAAAGTAGACCATTTGTCTgttaaaatagaaaatacacatacatgtccAGTATGGTATGTTCTAAAGCTATGATATTTTGCAGCCGCTGAAGTTGCAAAGAGTGATTCCAACTTAAAACCAGATGAAGATAAAAATGCTAACAACAGATCACAAATACATGACATAACGATACTTGTCCAGTGACTTCAATCTAACTGCTCAATATAGCTTTTGCAGAAATAACTCTCCAACACTTGCTATATCATTGTGAGTGCTGTCAGACTGAGAAAAGACAGTCCCAGTTGTCACCATCATCAACCTCTGCAAGAACCTTCTTCCCTTGATTGTAGAGGGTAGACACAGTATCGCACCCTGTGATTGCATGTACAAAGATCAGGTGTTGTTTGACATTGCAAAAAGCTGCTTGAATTTCATCAATACAGCAAACTTGCAATGGGGTGTGCCCAGAAAGCATATAGATATCCATGTTAGGAGGTGGCTTGTGCAACTATCATCACCAGCAAACCAGTGTCAGTCGCCACAACAACAGGCAAATTTTGTGTTTGGGCAGTATCCACGGCAGTTGATGCAATCAACCAGTCAGCATCTGTGATGCTATGCttcacagtcagacctactccCTCAAAATTTCCAATCAACTTATTAATTAAGTGATCTTTATTTTTGCCATTTCCCAAAATTCCTTTTTAGATGTTGTGGTTGTCATTTCCAAATCAAAAACTACATCAGCTGATGTGTTCTGCTGTGCTCGTCGCTGTTGTTCAGCAGATTTTACTGAGGTTCCACTGCCATATCCACGAAACAGTAAGACAGAGTCTGGCCCATAGCGTTCAGGAACATACGATACATAATGGTCACAGGCTATATCAGCTGATGTGTTCTGCTGTGCTCGTCGCTGTTGTTCAGCAGATTTTATTGAGGTTCCACTGCCATATCCATCAAACAGTAAGACAGAGTCTGGCCCATAGCGTTCAGGAACATATGATACATAGAGGTCACTGCCATATCCATCAAACAGTAAGACAGAGTCTGGCCCATAGCGTTCAAGAACATATGATACATAGTGGTCACTGCCATATCCATCAAACAGTAAGACAGAGTCTGGCCCATAGCGTTCAGGAACATATGATACATAGAGGTCACTGCCATATCCATCAAACAGTAAGACAGAGTCTGGCCCATAGCGTTCAGGAACATATGATACATAGTGGTCACTGCCATATCCATCAAACAGTAAGACAGAGTCTGGCCCATAGCATTCAGGAACATATGATACATAGTGGTCACTGCCATATCCATCAAACAGTAAGACAGAGTCTGGCCCATAGCGTTCAAGAACATATGATACATAGTGGTCACTGCCATATCCATCAAACAGTAAGACAGAGTCTGGCCCATAGCGTTCAGGAACCTATGATACATAGTGGTCACAGACTAGATCAGCTGATGTGTTCTGCTGTGCTCGTCGCTGTTGTTCAGCAGATTTTATTGACGTTCCACTGCCATATCCATCAAACAGTAAGACAGAGTCTGGCCCATAGCGTTCAGGAACATGGAACATATGATACATAGTGGTCACTGCCATATCCATCAAACAGTAAGACAGAGTCTGACCCATAGCGTTCAAGAACATATGATACATAGTGGTCACTGCCATATCCATCAAACAGTAAGACAGAGTCTGGCCCATAGCGTTCAGGAACATATGATACATAGTGGTCACTGCCATATCCATCAAACAGTAAGACAGAGTCTGGCCCATAGCATTCAAGAACATATGATACATAGTGGTCACTGCCATATCCATCAAACAGTAAGACAGAGTCTGGCCCATAGCGTTCAGGAACATATGATACATAGAGGTCACTGCCATATCCATCAAACAGTAAGACAGAGTCTGGCCCATAGCGTTCAGGAACATATGATACATAGTGGTCACTGCCATATCCATCAAACAGTAAGACAGAGTCTGGCCCATAGCGTTCAAGAACATATGATACATAGTGGTCACTGCCATATCCATCAAACAGTAAGACAGAGTCTGGCCCATAGCGTTCAGGAACCTATGATACATAGTGGTCACAGACTATATCAGCTGATGTGTTCTGCTGTGCTCGTCGCTGTTGTTCAGCAGATTTTATTGAGGGTCCACTGCCATATCCATCAAACAGTAAGACAGAGTCTGGCCCATAGCGTTCAGGAACATGGAACATATGATACATAGTGGTCACTGCCATATCCATCAAACAGTAAGACAGAGTCTGGCCCATAGCGTTCAAGAACATATGATACATAGTGGTCACTGCCATATCCATCAAACAGTAAGACAGAGTCTGGCCCATAGCGTTCAGGAACATATGATACATAATGGTCACAGACTATATCAGCTGATGTGTTCTGCTGTGCTCGTCGCTGTTGTTCAGCAGATTTTATTGAGGTTCCACTGCCATATCCATCAAACAGTAAGACAGAGTCTGGCCCATAGCGTTCAGGAACATATGATACATAGTGGTCACAGACTATATCAGTTGATGTGTTCTGCTGTGCTCGTCGCTGTTGTTCAGCAGATTTTATTGAGGTTCCACTGCCATATCCATCAAACAGTAAGACAGAGTCTGGCCCATAGCGTTCAGGAACATATGATACATAGTGGTCACTGCCATATCCATCAAACAGTAAGACAGAGTCTGGCCCATAGCGTTCAGGAACATATGATACATAGTGGTCACAGACTATATCAGCTGATGTGTTCTGCTGTGCTCGTCGCTGTTGTTCAGCAGATTTTATTGAGGTTCCACTGCCATATCCATCAAACAGTAAGACAGAGTCTGGCCCATAGCGTTCAGGAACATATGATACATAGTGGTCACAGACTATATCAGTTGATGTGTTCTGCTGTGCTCGTCGCTGTTGTTCAGCAGATTTTATTGAGGTTCCACTGCCATATCCATCAAACAGTAAGACAGAGTCTGGCCCATAGCGTTCAGGAACATATGATACATAGTGGT
Above is a genomic segment from Gigantopelta aegis isolate Gae_Host chromosome 7, Gae_host_genome, whole genome shotgun sequence containing:
- the LOC121378063 gene encoding ice nucleation protein InaU-like, whose product is MSARRAQQNTSTDIVCDHYVSYVPERYGPDSVLLFDGYGSGTSIKSAEQQRRAQQNTSTDIVCDHYVSYVPERYGPDSVLLFDGYGSGTSIKSAEQQRRAQQNTSADIVCDHYVSYVPERYGPDSVLLFDGYGSDHYVSYVPERYGPDSVLLFDGYGSGTSIKSAEQQRRAQQNTSTDIVCDHYVSYVPERYGPDSVLLFDGYGSGTSIKSAEQQRRAQQNTSADIVCDHYVSYVPERYGPDSVLLFDGYGSDHYVSYVLERYGPDSVLLFDGYGSDHYVPERYGPDSVLLFDGYGSDHYVSYVLERYGPDSVLLFDGYGSDHYVSYVPERYGPDSVLLFDGYGSDLYVSYVPERYGPDSVLLFDGYGSDHYVSYVLECYGPDSVLLFDGYGSDHYVSYVPERYGPDSVLLFDGYGSDHYVSYVLERYGSDSVLLFDGYGSDHYVPERYGPDSVLLFDGYGSDHYVSYVLERYGPDSVLLFDGYGSDHYVSYVPECYGPDSVLLFDGYGSDHYVSYVPERYGPDSVLLFDGYGSDLYVSYVPERYGPDSVLLFDGYGSDHYVSYVLERYGPDSVLLFDGYGSDLYVSYVPERYGPDSVLLFDGYGSGTSIKSAEQQRRAQQNTSADIACDHYVSYVPERYGPDSVLLFRGYGSGTSVKSAEQQRRAQQNTSADVVFDLEMTTTTSKKEFWEMAKIKIT